From one Desulfovulcanus ferrireducens genomic stretch:
- a CDS encoding TRAP transporter large permease: MMEALPGIMFLVLTVLLMLGFPVAFTLLGTSLFFGLIGFGWDFFNLLPLRIWGVITNFTLLAVPLFVFMGVTLERSGIAEDLLETMALVFGRMRGGLAVSVVIVGMLLGASTGIVGATVVTMGLLSLPTMLKRGYKPELATGTISASGTLGQIIPPSIVLVLLGDIIGVSVGDLFMGAVIPGMLLVGLYVLYIIVYAWIKPEAAPLIPEEEWAQIKEQGLWKRVAKALLPPLVLIVAVLGSIFAGIASPTEAAAVGASGALVLTIINKRFDLKMLQGVMASTTKLTSMVFIILVGAGAFGLVFRGLGGDHLIRSYIEHLAYGKWAILAIIMGLIFVIGFFLDFIEITFIHIPVLAPIMKSLGFDPLWFAVLFALNLQTSFMTPPFGFSLFYLKGVSPPQIKTGHIYKGIIPFVILQLIGLLLVVFFPQLATWLPRVLLGS; the protein is encoded by the coding sequence ATGATGGAAGCTTTACCCGGAATTATGTTTTTGGTGCTCACGGTTTTGTTGATGCTTGGTTTCCCGGTGGCCTTCACCCTTTTAGGAACTTCTCTGTTTTTTGGGCTTATTGGTTTTGGGTGGGACTTTTTTAACTTGTTACCTTTGCGTATCTGGGGCGTTATCACCAACTTTACCCTCCTGGCTGTTCCTCTTTTTGTCTTCATGGGCGTAACCTTAGAGCGTTCTGGTATAGCAGAAGATTTATTGGAGACAATGGCCTTGGTATTTGGACGCATGCGCGGGGGACTGGCCGTCTCCGTGGTCATTGTGGGCATGCTCTTGGGAGCATCTACAGGTATTGTCGGGGCTACAGTAGTGACCATGGGCTTATTGTCGCTACCCACGATGCTCAAGAGAGGTTACAAACCTGAATTGGCTACAGGCACCATCTCTGCGTCAGGCACTCTGGGCCAGATTATTCCGCCGAGCATAGTTTTGGTTTTGCTGGGCGATATTATAGGCGTATCGGTCGGCGACTTGTTTATGGGAGCGGTTATTCCTGGCATGCTCCTGGTGGGCTTATATGTCCTTTATATCATTGTTTATGCCTGGATAAAACCTGAAGCTGCTCCATTAATCCCTGAAGAGGAGTGGGCACAGATTAAGGAGCAGGGTTTGTGGAAAAGAGTGGCCAAAGCTTTGCTTCCCCCTTTAGTGCTTATAGTTGCTGTTTTGGGCTCTATCTTTGCTGGTATTGCATCCCCTACAGAGGCTGCAGCAGTAGGAGCAAGTGGTGCTTTAGTGCTTACCATCATCAATAAGCGCTTTGATTTAAAAATGCTTCAGGGCGTGATGGCCTCGACAACAAAGCTTACCTCCATGGTATTTATTATTCTGGTTGGGGCTGGAGCTTTTGGTCTGGTTTTTCGTGGCCTTGGTGGTGACCATTTGATCCGCAGCTATATAGAACATCTTGCTTATGGGAAATGGGCCATATTGGCCATTATTATGGGGCTCATCTTTGTGATTGGATTTTTCCTTGATTTTATAGAGATTACTTTTATTCACATTCCGGTTCTTGCTCCCATTATGAAAAGTTTGGGCTTTGATCCATTATGGTTTGCAGTTTTGTTTGCCCTTAACCTGCAGACTTCTTTCATGACTCCACCATTTGGATTTTCGCTTTTTTATTTAAAAGGAGTTTCCCCCCCTCAGATAAAAACCGGTCATATATACAAGGGAATTATCCCCTTTGTTATTTTGCAGTTGA
- a CDS encoding TRAP transporter small permease subunit: protein MSFLRRIIKIITWLNEQLGKIAGWVALAMVLIVTLDVIMRYLFNLTFVFVQELEWHLFGVLFLLGAGYTLAHDAHVRVDVFYQRLSKRQQAWINLIGVLVFLLPGCFLVVDTSYTFFLNSLHLQEGSPDPGGLPARYVLKFFIPFSFVMVGLQGIALGLRSLLVILGCEEEESK from the coding sequence ATGTCATTTTTGCGACGGATCATAAAAATCATAACATGGTTAAATGAACAGTTGGGGAAGATAGCTGGTTGGGTAGCCTTGGCCATGGTCCTGATTGTAACTTTGGACGTCATCATGCGTTATTTGTTTAATCTTACATTTGTATTTGTTCAGGAACTTGAATGGCATTTGTTCGGAGTCTTATTTTTGCTTGGAGCAGGTTATACCCTTGCCCATGATGCTCATGTACGGGTAGATGTTTTTTATCAACGTCTTAGTAAACGTCAGCAGGCATGGATTAATTTGATAGGAGTGCTAGTTTTTTTGCTTCCTGGCTGTTTCCTGGTCGTTGATACATCATATACTTTTTTTCTTAACTCCCTTCACTTGCAAGAAGGCTCACCTGATCCAGGAGGGCTTCCTGCCCGCTACGTGCTCAAGTTTTTTATTCCTTTTAGTTTTGTCATGGTTGGATTGCAGGGCATTGCCCTGGGCCTTAGAAGTCTGCTGGTTATCTTAGGTTGCGAGGAGGAAGAGAGCAAATGA
- a CDS encoding TRAP transporter substrate-binding protein → MNRRSFLQKSALAGAGAAVATTLSAPNVWAKGKTYLWRMVTSWPPGLPILQTGAERFARRVEELSGGRLRIEVYAGGELVPPLGVFDAVSQGTVECASCAAYYWAGREPACQWFSAVPFGLNAQGINTWFYSGGGLKLWEETYAPFNLVPRPLGNTGVQMGGWFNKEIKGISDFKGLKMRIPGLGGKVLSKAGGTVVLLAGGEIYTSLERGVIDATEWVGPLHDLRMGFYQAAKYYYYPGWHEPGTCLELIMNKKKYESLPKDLQAILDIAAAESNLWTLSEFEAQNGEALQTLVNKHKVQLKRFPEALLKDLHKLAEETLEEEASKSKQARKVHEAFKVFKEKVGAWGKISERAYYDVIG, encoded by the coding sequence ATGAACAGAAGGTCTTTTTTACAAAAGTCAGCTTTGGCTGGCGCTGGGGCTGCTGTAGCCACAACTTTGTCCGCTCCTAACGTGTGGGCGAAGGGAAAAACCTATTTGTGGCGGATGGTTACTTCCTGGCCGCCAGGTCTGCCTATTTTACAAACCGGGGCTGAGCGCTTTGCCAGGCGCGTAGAGGAATTAAGTGGTGGCAGGCTTAGGATAGAGGTCTACGCTGGCGGTGAATTAGTGCCTCCTTTGGGAGTTTTCGATGCAGTTTCTCAAGGCACAGTTGAATGTGCTTCATGTGCGGCCTATTATTGGGCAGGACGCGAGCCTGCATGCCAGTGGTTTTCTGCCGTTCCTTTTGGCTTGAATGCCCAGGGAATCAATACCTGGTTTTACTCTGGCGGGGGGCTAAAGCTGTGGGAAGAAACTTACGCCCCGTTTAATCTGGTTCCAAGACCACTGGGTAACACCGGTGTTCAGATGGGTGGCTGGTTTAACAAAGAAATTAAAGGCATTTCTGACTTTAAGGGATTAAAAATGCGTATCCCAGGCCTTGGCGGCAAGGTATTGTCAAAAGCAGGAGGCACCGTTGTTCTGCTGGCCGGAGGAGAAATTTATACTTCACTTGAACGCGGAGTTATTGATGCAACCGAATGGGTTGGTCCTTTGCATGACCTGCGTATGGGATTTTATCAGGCAGCAAAATACTACTACTATCCCGGCTGGCATGAGCCAGGAACATGCCTGGAATTGATCATGAACAAAAAGAAATATGAATCTCTCCCCAAAGACCTACAGGCGATTTTAGACATTGCTGCTGCAGAAAGCAATTTGTGGACATTGTCTGAATTTGAGGCTCAAAACGGAGAGGCTTTGCAGACTTTGGTCAATAAACATAAAGTACAGCTCAAACGCTTCCCTGAAGCCTTACTTAAGGACTTGCACAAGCTGGCAGAGGAAACCCTGGAAGAGGAAGCCAGTAAAAGCAAGCAAGCAAGGAAAGTTCACGAGGCTTTTAAGGTCTTCAAAGAAAAAGTTGGCGCCTGGGGCAAAATATCTGAAAGGGCCTATTATGATGTGATTGGCTAG
- a CDS encoding DMT family transporter has protein sequence MTNEAQRKNYGSIMILLAAMLWGTTGTAQALAPMGASPLVVGSLRLAVGSAFLLFFARSQRVNFEPNLWLCWPSLLAGICVALYQFCFFAGVKKTGVAVGTIVAIGSGPVFAGLLTYLFRGEQLTRTWVISTFLAVVGCALLIGTKQDLTINIWGILLALGAGFAYALYALISKDLLQTHAPEAVMAVIFTLGFIFTLPVLKFLNWSWLSQIKTLLVILHLGILATGLAYILFARGLTTVPVSSAVTLSLAEPLTAGLLGIFFLGEPLSLYTGIGISCILISLVLLSRPT, from the coding sequence ATGACGAATGAAGCTCAGAGAAAAAATTATGGTTCGATAATGATCCTACTGGCAGCGATGCTCTGGGGCACTACAGGCACTGCCCAGGCCCTGGCCCCAATGGGGGCCAGCCCCCTCGTGGTGGGAAGTTTAAGGCTTGCTGTAGGCAGTGCTTTTCTTCTTTTTTTTGCTCGCTCACAGCGGGTAAACTTTGAACCCAATCTATGGCTCTGTTGGCCTAGTCTTCTTGCTGGTATTTGTGTAGCCTTGTACCAATTTTGCTTTTTTGCCGGAGTAAAAAAGACTGGCGTGGCCGTGGGCACCATAGTGGCCATAGGTAGTGGCCCCGTGTTTGCTGGTCTTCTTACCTATCTATTTCGCGGGGAACAACTAACTCGTACCTGGGTTATTTCTACTTTTCTGGCTGTGGTTGGCTGCGCCCTTTTAATAGGCACTAAACAAGATCTTACAATAAACATTTGGGGCATTCTCCTCGCTTTGGGAGCAGGCTTTGCATATGCTCTATACGCGCTGATAAGCAAAGATCTCCTTCAAACTCATGCACCAGAAGCAGTCATGGCCGTCATTTTTACTCTGGGATTTATTTTTACTCTCCCTGTGCTAAAATTCTTAAACTGGTCCTGGCTGTCCCAGATAAAAACTCTTTTAGTCATTTTGCACTTGGGGATCTTGGCCACTGGCCTGGCCTACATATTATTTGCCCGCGGCCTGACAACCGTACCTGTAAGCTCAGCTGTTACCCTGTCCCTGGCAGAACCACTAACCGCCGGTCTTCTGGGCATTTTTTTTCTAGGCGAACCTCTGTCATTGTATACAGGTATTGGAATTAGCTGCATTCTCATCAGTCTAGTTCTTTTATCCAGGCCTACCTAA
- a CDS encoding DegT/DnrJ/EryC1/StrS family aminotransferase: protein MSIPFIDLKTQYKKIESKIKARIDKVLNHGAYVMGPEVSELEQKLSQYVNTDYALACSSGTDALILALMALDIGPGDAVLTTPFTFFATAETIAFLGATPIFVDIDPETYNLSVNELKRTIQAIKNNEQTLCPLPANIKPGSVSLKAIITVDLFGLPCDYDQITEIARHENLKLIEDAAQSFGATYKGRKACSFGDISCTSFFPAKPLGCYGDGGMCFTNDQDIIESLRSLRIHGQGKDKYENVRIGINGRLDTLQAAILLTKLEIFPREVMLRQQVAERYNQLFEQLPELVTPQVPADRTSVWAQYSLLAQNNHQRDKILAHLKEKNIPTAIYYPNPLHLQKAFDYLGYKQGDFPISENIGERIFSLPMHPYLEPDMQEKIFSLVKEAV, encoded by the coding sequence ATGAGTATTCCTTTTATCGATCTTAAAACTCAATATAAAAAAATCGAGTCCAAGATTAAGGCAAGGATAGACAAGGTCCTAAACCACGGGGCCTATGTTATGGGGCCGGAAGTCAGTGAACTTGAGCAAAAATTAAGTCAATATGTAAACACAGATTACGCCCTGGCCTGTTCATCAGGTACAGATGCCTTGATTTTAGCACTCATGGCCTTGGATATCGGCCCGGGAGATGCAGTACTCACCACACCATTTACTTTTTTCGCCACGGCCGAAACCATAGCCTTTCTTGGGGCCACTCCAATTTTTGTCGACATTGATCCCGAAACGTACAACTTGTCTGTCAATGAACTTAAAAGGACCATCCAGGCCATAAAAAATAATGAGCAAACCCTTTGCCCTCTCCCGGCCAATATCAAACCTGGTTCCGTATCGCTCAAGGCTATCATTACCGTAGATTTATTTGGCCTACCCTGCGATTATGATCAAATCACTGAAATTGCCAGACATGAGAACTTAAAACTAATCGAGGATGCAGCCCAAAGCTTTGGAGCTACTTATAAAGGCAGAAAGGCTTGCTCTTTTGGAGATATTTCCTGCACATCTTTCTTCCCGGCCAAGCCCCTGGGCTGCTATGGCGATGGAGGGATGTGTTTTACCAATGATCAGGATATAATTGAAAGCTTGCGTTCTTTGCGCATTCATGGTCAGGGCAAGGACAAGTATGAAAATGTACGCATAGGCATTAACGGGCGCCTGGACACCTTACAGGCCGCCATACTACTGACCAAGCTAGAAATTTTCCCACGGGAGGTTATGCTTCGGCAGCAGGTGGCCGAGAGGTATAATCAGCTCTTTGAACAGCTACCAGAGCTAGTCACTCCCCAAGTACCTGCTGACCGGACCTCGGTCTGGGCCCAATATTCACTCTTGGCTCAAAACAATCACCAGAGAGATAAAATTTTAGCACATTTAAAAGAGAAGAATATCCCCACAGCTATTTATTATCCCAACCCCCTGCACCTGCAAAAAGCATTTGATTACCTGGGGTACAAACAGGGTGATTTTCCAATCAGCGAAAATATCGGTGAACGTATCTTTAGTCTACCCATGCATCCCTACCTTGAACCTGATATGCAGGAAAAAATTTTTAGCCTGGTCAAGGAGGCAGTTTGA
- a CDS encoding VanZ family protein, which yields MLNSRWHILLWFAYLLWLVCASLTPLDISLDVRHGDKLLHGLAYFFMAMLYPWPLVRHGRVFIFVVLTILGSFIELLQSVLPVNRTGDIKDILANSLGIILGLLVLWIFQTTAYKEKYSNNKIK from the coding sequence ATGCTTAACTCCCGCTGGCACATCTTGCTCTGGTTTGCCTATCTCCTTTGGCTTGTCTGCGCCAGCCTGACTCCTCTGGATATTTCCCTTGATGTCAGGCACGGAGACAAACTGCTCCACGGCCTGGCCTATTTTTTTATGGCCATGCTCTATCCCTGGCCTCTTGTTCGCCATGGCCGAGTTTTTATTTTCGTGGTTTTGACCATACTTGGCTCTTTTATAGAACTTTTGCAGAGTGTCCTGCCCGTAAATAGAACAGGAGACATAAAGGATATTCTGGCCAATTCCTTAGGGATTATTCTTGGTCTTTTGGTATTATGGATTTTTCAAACAACTGCTTATAAGGAAAAATATTCGAATAATAAAATCAAATAA
- a CDS encoding inositol monophosphatase family protein, protein MFIIEQNLIDQTKEAILEAGKIILHNWDRPKQIRHKGRIDLVTDTDVAVEDKLKSSLKDILPQTSFLAEESASSTKPGNLTWIIDPLDGTTNFAHHIPFVAISVALWAENNVVLGFVYLPILKEMFWAAHNKGAFLNDQKISVSTTKALEQSLVATGFPYSVREDIDEIMTYLRKVLVTARGVRRPGSAAIDLAYTACGRYDAFYELGLKPWDTAAGLLLVQEAGGNISTFSDKPYTLGHRQILATNGLVHQAMVDLLR, encoded by the coding sequence ATGTTCATAATCGAGCAAAATTTAATCGACCAAACTAAAGAAGCTATTCTAGAAGCCGGGAAAATCATCCTTCATAATTGGGACCGGCCAAAGCAAATTAGACATAAAGGCCGCATTGATCTGGTTACAGATACTGATGTGGCTGTTGAAGATAAACTAAAATCTTCTCTCAAAGACATCCTGCCTCAGACCAGTTTTCTGGCTGAAGAATCTGCCAGCAGCACAAAACCAGGCAACCTCACCTGGATCATTGACCCCTTGGATGGAACAACCAATTTCGCTCACCACATTCCATTTGTGGCCATTTCTGTTGCCCTGTGGGCTGAAAACAATGTTGTCCTGGGTTTTGTTTATCTGCCTATTCTAAAGGAAATGTTCTGGGCGGCACATAATAAAGGGGCTTTTTTAAACGATCAAAAAATTTCGGTCTCGACTACAAAAGCACTGGAACAAAGCCTCGTGGCAACTGGATTCCCATACTCTGTTCGAGAGGACATTGATGAGATAATGACTTATTTAAGAAAGGTGCTCGTTACTGCGCGAGGTGTGCGCCGGCCAGGTTCGGCAGCCATTGATTTGGCTTACACTGCATGTGGTCGCTATGATGCCTTTTATGAACTGGGACTAAAACCCTGGGATACAGCCGCAGGGCTCCTGCTTGTCCAGGAGGCAGGAGGAAATATTTCCACTTTTTCCGATAAGCCTTATACCTTGGGACATCGTCAAATCCTGGCCACCAATGGTCTTGTTCATCAGGCCATGGTTGATTTATTGAGATGA
- a CDS encoding anthranilate synthase component II, with the protein MNILLIDNNDSFTCNLEHLLATTTKGKVKVIPYNELTLELPKGYDFTVISPGPGKPSEYPQYSYLFAQNIPILGICLGMQIINKFFGGKTAPLQGCIHGKTDAIRFMGRNYQVARYHSLYLSQVADCLEVIAINASGVPMAVRHKSRKILGYQFHPESFLTQDGENFINYALKFFELN; encoded by the coding sequence ATGAACATCCTTCTGATTGACAATAACGACAGCTTCACCTGCAATCTGGAACATCTTCTGGCCACGACCACAAAGGGAAAGGTTAAGGTTATCCCGTATAACGAGTTAACTTTAGAACTGCCGAAAGGATACGATTTTACAGTAATCTCACCTGGGCCAGGAAAACCATCTGAATACCCCCAGTATTCATATCTTTTTGCCCAAAACATACCCATTCTGGGTATATGTTTGGGTATGCAAATTATTAATAAATTTTTTGGCGGGAAAACAGCACCGTTACAGGGATGCATTCATGGAAAAACCGATGCAATCAGGTTTATGGGCCGAAACTATCAGGTTGCCCGTTACCACTCGCTCTACTTAAGCCAGGTAGCTGATTGTCTAGAGGTAATTGCAATCAACGCTAGCGGCGTACCCATGGCGGTACGCCACAAATCTCGCAAAATTCTTGGCTATCAGTTCCATCCAGAGTCTTTTTTAACTCAGGACGGAGAAAATTTTATCAACTATGCCCTTAAATTTTTCGAGCTCAATTGA
- a CDS encoding chorismate-binding protein: MPLNFSSSIEPERFISIAAHLARHYMADLFLSGPGYPGENTCLVGINPSDSLIVNEETKQEDISKFVFSSPSPTFGFLSYTYGLKLHSIPTSKTINFPLGHLKKYKALLVYNLKSKKLELYSYGQDARELEKLVSQSGQLNLDFTPSQIASELKGSLISSLDRSAYIQGVKKVLDYIRAGYTYQLNLSIKFSIDFNNLNPLDLFLHLWRKKPAPFYAWFYSGQHRIISTSPERFLQVKNGNVLSQPIKGTLSFQRFDPALVSQLTSSDKEDAELSMIVDLIRNDISYNCAYGTVRVNGHKSTFIVDNLIQMYSNVQGRLREDRTCVDLLLDAFPGGSVTGCPKKKSMELIEELEPHARDIYCGTFFIIWDKKNMDSSIAIRTGYYDTRAKKFHFFAGSGIVIDSDPEKEYLETLAKAEKFLDIVQS; this comes from the coding sequence ATGCCCTTAAATTTTTCGAGCTCAATTGAACCTGAGAGGTTTATATCCATTGCCGCACATCTGGCCCGGCACTACATGGCTGACCTTTTCTTGTCCGGACCAGGATATCCAGGCGAAAACACATGCCTGGTTGGAATTAACCCCAGCGACTCCCTGATCGTAAACGAAGAGACCAAACAAGAGGACATCAGCAAATTTGTCTTTTCCAGTCCAAGTCCTACTTTTGGTTTTTTAAGCTATACCTATGGGCTAAAATTACACTCCATACCCACAAGTAAGACCATAAATTTTCCTTTGGGCCATTTGAAAAAATATAAAGCTTTGCTTGTCTATAATCTAAAGAGCAAAAAACTCGAATTGTATAGTTATGGTCAAGACGCTAGAGAGCTGGAAAAACTCGTTTCCCAGTCAGGTCAGCTTAATCTTGATTTTACTCCTTCCCAGATTGCTAGCGAGTTAAAAGGATCTCTTATCAGCTCTCTGGACCGGTCCGCTTATATACAGGGCGTGAAAAAAGTCCTGGACTATATCCGTGCTGGCTACACTTACCAACTAAATCTTTCCATTAAATTTTCCATAGACTTTAATAACCTGAACCCCCTTGATCTATTTCTTCATCTCTGGCGCAAAAAACCTGCCCCGTTTTACGCCTGGTTTTATAGCGGCCAGCACCGGATCATCTCAACTTCTCCTGAACGTTTCCTCCAGGTTAAAAACGGCAATGTTTTGTCCCAGCCTATCAAAGGCACGCTTTCTTTCCAGCGCTTCGATCCAGCTCTTGTTTCCCAACTGACCAGCTCCGATAAGGAAGATGCAGAGTTATCCATGATAGTAGACCTGATCCGAAACGACATTTCCTATAATTGCGCTTACGGAACAGTGAGGGTGAACGGCCATAAATCAACTTTTATTGTGGACAATCTGATTCAGATGTATTCAAATGTTCAGGGAAGGCTGCGTGAAGATAGAACTTGTGTGGACCTTTTACTGGATGCATTTCCCGGAGGTTCTGTCACTGGCTGCCCAAAGAAAAAATCCATGGAGCTTATCGAAGAACTAGAGCCTCATGCCAGGGACATTTACTGCGGGACATTCTTTATAATTTGGGACAAAAAAAATATGGATTCATCCATTGCCATCAGAACCGGTTATTACGATACCAGGGCCAAAAAATTTCACTTTTTTGCCGGTAGCGGCATCGTCATCGACTCTGATCCTGAAAAAGAGTACCTGGAAACTTTGGCTAAAGCAGAAAAATTTCTGGACATAGTTCAATCATGA
- a CDS encoding aminotransferase class IV has translation MIYFYKNDFHEDHVRLNVQGPAFKFGFGFFETLFYNQKKVCHLEAHLTRLLSSLETFSVPYQRVDFESVIQEVLYQNGLLDDFARINIYYFLDSDTAASSPLIAAARYSPAPDKTYRLLISPNHLHTYLSSHKTMNYMYYYLERALALQKGFDDALITNNREHVLEASTASLLFSDGIKFYSPASKYKLPGTSTAVARSVIDIKEEVINLDNLPSFKHVYILNSLIGMKPVIQIDDLKFEPEYKTCRLVSEKILFP, from the coding sequence ATGATCTATTTTTACAAAAACGATTTTCATGAAGACCATGTCAGGTTAAATGTGCAGGGCCCGGCCTTTAAATTCGGCTTTGGCTTTTTTGAAACCCTGTTTTATAACCAAAAAAAAGTATGCCACCTGGAGGCCCATCTAACTCGCCTGCTCTCCAGCCTTGAAACATTCAGCGTGCCCTATCAACGCGTGGACTTCGAATCGGTGATCCAGGAAGTTCTTTATCAGAATGGTCTTTTAGACGACTTTGCCCGGATAAATATCTACTATTTTCTGGACTCTGACACAGCAGCCTCATCACCTCTTATTGCTGCTGCCCGTTACTCGCCTGCCCCGGACAAAACTTACCGCCTGCTTATTTCACCAAATCATCTTCACACATATTTAAGCTCGCATAAGACTATGAACTACATGTATTACTATCTCGAGCGAGCTTTGGCTTTACAAAAAGGCTTTGATGACGCTTTGATCACAAATAACAGGGAGCATGTACTGGAAGCTTCCACTGCTTCTCTGCTATTCAGCGATGGAATAAAATTTTACTCCCCGGCTTCAAAATATAAACTCCCCGGCACGAGTACTGCCGTAGCCCGTTCAGTTATAGACATTAAAGAAGAGGTCATAAACTTAGATAACCTGCCTTCGTTTAAACACGTTTATATCCTTAACTCGCTCATCGGCATGAAGCCCGTGATCCAGATAGACGATTTGAAGTTTGAGCCGGAATATAAAACCTGTCGATTGGTTTCGGAAAAAATTCTTTTTCCTTAA
- a CDS encoding amphi-Trp domain-containing protein translates to MGREQVLFKSEERKTAQEVAVFLRQVADKIEQGSLILKQGTNEIVLSFPKNLTLEVKVEEETKARVKRTLELEIEWVEGEEEQGGVSIG, encoded by the coding sequence ATGGGCAGAGAACAAGTGCTATTTAAAAGTGAAGAGAGAAAAACAGCCCAGGAAGTGGCCGTTTTTTTAAGACAGGTAGCAGATAAAATCGAACAAGGAAGTTTGATTTTAAAGCAGGGAACGAATGAGATCGTCTTGAGTTTTCCAAAGAATTTGACTCTTGAGGTTAAAGTGGAAGAAGAGACCAAGGCGAGGGTCAAAAGAACACTTGAATTGGAGATCGAATGGGTTGAGGGCGAAGAAGAACAAGGCGGAGTTAGTATAGGTTAG
- a CDS encoding metallophosphoesterase family protein: MIIAVISDTHLKSPNDELVWIFRAHLEQADVLIHCGDIVGQDTWAFLNAHPRFYAVRGNCDFQLTDMPPSLSLELAGKKIGIAHGFGRGANVGESVAQAFGPEYNLILFGHTHRRFWGQAKTGAYLLNPGSLFHPRDGQPSLAKICWIDDHPQVEFVVI, encoded by the coding sequence ATGATCATCGCGGTAATTTCAGATACACATCTTAAATCCCCTAATGATGAATTGGTCTGGATTTTTAGGGCGCATCTTGAACAGGCAGATGTGCTTATACATTGCGGAGATATTGTGGGTCAGGATACCTGGGCTTTTTTGAATGCCCATCCCAGATTTTATGCTGTGCGGGGAAATTGTGATTTTCAATTAACAGATATGCCTCCTAGTTTAAGCCTGGAATTGGCCGGTAAAAAGATAGGTATTGCCCATGGTTTTGGCCGGGGAGCAAATGTGGGGGAAAGTGTAGCACAGGCCTTCGGCCCTGAGTATAATTTGATTCTTTTTGGGCATACTCATCGTCGTTTCTGGGGCCAGGCAAAAACCGGTGCATATCTCTTGAACCCGGGTTCATTGTTTCACCCTCGGGATGGTCAACCCTCTTTGGCTAAGATTTGCTGGATTGATGATCATCCACAGGTAGAATTTGTAGTTATCTAA